Proteins from a single region of Hordeum vulgare subsp. vulgare chromosome 6H, MorexV3_pseudomolecules_assembly, whole genome shotgun sequence:
- the LOC123403954 gene encoding probable fucosyltransferase 7 yields the protein MDMKRARSPRAPADGGDEGDKRKAAGARWGGAVRPKMVLVGFLVTLAILAFTFGGRSNPLPSTPSSPSSVPEAGGRHVVAGGETPKKTVIPPKNVSAPATVPSQDKLLGGLLSAAFEESTCQSRYKSSLYRKPSPFPLSPYLVKKLRKYEAYHKKCGPGTQRYRNAVEQLQAGRNADDGPECKYVVWFPCNGLGNRMLTIASTFLYALLSGRVMLVNVPREQEGLFCEPFPATSWVLPGGFPEGNPMKLNVGAPESYVNMLRNGVIRHDTPAASLPAHVYLHVEQTRLRLSDNIFCDDDQKLLGKFGWMILKSDSYFAPALFLTPMYERELARMFPEKEAVFHHLGRYLFHPTNKVWGIVRRYYEAYLARVDEKIGFQIRIFPEKPVKFENMYDQLTRCIREQRLLPELGSPANATGEHDGKVKAVLIASLYSGYYDKIRGLYYENPTKTGEVVAVYQPSHEEKQEYASNEHNQKALAEIYLLSYCDKIAMSAWSTFGYVAYGFAGVKPWILLRPDWDKEVSQVACVRSTSVEPCLHSPPILGCRAKKEVDVARVKPYVRHCEDVGFGLKLFDS from the exons ATGGACATGAAGCGGGCGCGGAGCCCCCGGGCCCCGGccgacggcggcgacgagggcGACAAGAGGAAGGCTGCCGGCGCCAGGTGGGGCGGCGCCGTCCGGCCCAAGATGGTGCTGGTCGGGTTCCTCGTCACCCTGGCCATCCTCGCCTTCACCTTCGGCGGCCGGTCGAACCCCCTCCCCTCCAccccctcctcgccgtcctccgtcCCCGAGGCCGGCGGTCGCCACGTCGTCGCCGGCGGCGAAACGCCCAAAA AAACCGTAATCCCTCCGAAGAACGTGTCGGCGCCAGCCACAGTTCCGTCGCAGGACAAGCTTCTCGGCGGGCTACTCTCGGCGGCGTTCGAGGAATCGACCTGCCAGAGCCGGTACAAGTCGTCCCTGTACCGGAAGCCGTCGCCGTTCCCGCTCTCCCCGTACCTGGTGAAGAAGCTGCGCAAGTACGAGGCGTACCACAAGAAGTGCGGGCCGGGCACGCAGCGGTACCGGAACGCCGTCGAGCAGCTCCAGGCCGGGCGCAACGCCGACGACGGCCCCGAGTGCAAGTACGTGGTGTGGTTCCCCTGCAACGGGCTCGGCAACCGCATGCTCACCATCGCCTCCACCTTCCTCTACGCGCTGCTCTCCGGCCGGGTCATGCTCGTCAACGTGCCGCGCGAGCAGGAGGGCCTCTTCTGCGAGCCCTTCCCGGCCACCTCCTGGGTGCTCCCCGGCGGGTTCCCCGAGGGCAACCCGATGAAGCTCAACGTCGGCGCGCCGGAGAGCTACGTCAACATGCTCAGGAACGGCGTGATCCGGCACGACACGCCGGCGGCGTCCCTGCCGGCGCACGTCTACCTCCACGTCGAGCAGACCCGGCTGAGGCTGTCGGACAACATCTTCTGCGACGACGACCAGAAGCTCCTCGGCAAGTTCGGCTGGATGATCCTCAAGTCCGACAGCTACTTCGCGCCGGCGCTGTTCCTGACGCCCATGTACGAGAGGGAGCTGGCGCGGATGTTCCCGGAGAAGGAGGCGGTGTTCCACCACCTCGGCCGCTACCTCTTCCACCCGACGAACAAGGTGTGGGGGATCGTGCGGCGCTACTACGAGGCGTACCTCGCCCGGGTGGACGAGAAGATCGGGTTCCAGATCAGGATCTTCCCGGAGAAGCCGGTCAAGTTCGAGAACATGTACGACCAGCTCACCAGGTGCATCCGGGAGCAGCGGCTGCTGCCGGAGCTCGGCTCGCCGGCGAACGCGACCGGCGAACACGACGGGAAGGTGAAGGCGGTGCTGATCGCGTCGCTCTACTCGGGGTACTACGACAAGATCCGGGGCCTGTACTACGAGAACCCGACCAAGACCGGGGAGGTCGTGGCGGTGTACCAGCCGAGCCACGAGGAGAAGCAGGAGTACGCGTCCAACGAGCACAACCAGAAGGCGCTGGCGGAGATCTACCTGCTCAGCTACTGCGACAAGATCGCCATGAGCGCCTGGTCCACGTTCGGGTACGTCGCGTACGGCTTCGCCGGCGTCAAGCCGTGGATCCTGCTCCGGCCGGACTGGGACAAGGAGGTGTCGCAGGTGGCGTGCGTCCGGTCCACGTCCGTCGAGCCGTGCCTGCACTCGCCGCCGATACTCGGCTGCCGGGCCAAGAAGGAGGTGGACGTGGCCCGCGTCAAGCCCTACGTCCGGCACTGCGAGGACGTCGGGTTCGGTCTCAAGCTCTTCGATAGCTAA
- the LOC123402668 gene encoding 2-oxoglutarate-dependent dioxygenase 11-like, translating to MIYCRLPSSLLLLPLQVWLLLHIDLHPSAYHGKVVTVTNNRTPSMVRTTVQELAAAVEEPPRQYLVHERDQDHLLAADEMPDPIPLVDLGRLMTADEAHKLREALQTWGLFLVTNHGIEESLMDAMMSASRDFFRQPSEEKHKCSNLIDGGKHLEVEGYGNDKVVSPQDQGLSWNDRLHLRVEPEDERNFAKWPTHPESFRDVLLEYASRTKRIRDLILRSIAKLLDLDEDYFVNQISNKARGFARFNYYPPCPRPDLVLGMRPHSDVGLLTILFVDHNVGGLQVERDGKWYNVPAKPYTLVINLADCMEIMCNGIFMSPVHRVVTNAEKERLSLAVFYVVDGETVLEPAPGLLDDKRPPRYGKFKAKDFGLSFD from the exons ATGATATACTGCCGTCTCccctcttctctccttcttcttcctctccaagtaTGGCTCCTCTTACATATAGACCTCCATCCGTCGGCATACCACGGCAAGGTTGTTACAGTGACCAATAACAGAACTCCCTCGATGGTGCGGACGACGGTGCAGGAGCTGGCGGCGGCCGTCGAGGAGCCGCCACGACAGTACTTGGTGCACGAGCGGGACCAAGACCACCTTCTGGCCGCTGACGAGATGCCGGACCCCATCCCACTCGTTGACCTTGGCCGGCTCATGACCGCCGACGAGGCCCACAAGCTCCGGGAGGCTCTACAAACCTGGGGCCTCTTCCTG GTCACCAACCATGGAATTGAGGAATCTCTTATGGACGCCATGATGAGCGCGTCGAGGGACTTCTTCCGGCAACCGTCTGAAGAAAAGCACAAATGCAGCAACTTGATAGACGGCGGCAAGCACTTGGAGGTGgaaggctatggaaatgacaAAGTAGTGAGCCCCCAGGATCAGGGCCTCAGCTGGAACGACCGGTTGCATTTGAGAGTGGAGCCAGAAGATGAGAGGAATTTCGCTAAGTGGCCCACTCATCCGGAATCTTTCAG ggatgtgctacttgagtaCGCATCAAGAACCAAGAGAATAAGAGACCTTATCTTGCGATCAATAGCCAAGCTCCTGGACCTTGATGAGGATTACTTCGTCAACCAAATATCAAACAAGGCTCGTGGGTTTGCTAGATTCAACTACTACCCCCCATGTCCGAGACCTGACCTAGTTTTGGGCATGAGGCCTCACTCTGATGTTGGTCTCCTTACCATCCTGTTTGTCGACCACAACGTCGGTGGCTTGCAAGTTGAGAGAGATGGGAAATGGTACAATGTTCCAGCCAAGCCTTATACGTTGGTGATTAACTTAGCTGACTGCATGGAG ATAAtgtgcaatggaatcttcatgagCCCAGTTCACAGGGTGGTGACGAATGCTGAGAAGGAGAGGCTATCACTGGCCGTGTTTTATGTTGTGGATGGGGAAACGGTGCTGGAGCCTGCGCCTGGTTTGCTGGATGACAAGCGACCGCCAAGATATGGGAAATTCAAGGCCAAGGATTTCGGTCTTTCTTTTGACTGA